A DNA window from Synergistales bacterium contains the following coding sequences:
- the alr gene encoding alanine racemase, whose product MESLTTRPTWCEIDLRAIARNYETVRRLVPPQTAVMGVVKADAYGAGSVPVARLLERLGVERLAVAIPEEGAELREAGITVPIHVLGEALPSQIDLYAEHDLIASVCKEESARALEGAFRGRGRKGRAHLKVDTGMHRIGVPPEAAPRFAGMFEGLEWLELEGVFSHFARADEADKTPSWEQHERFHTTVAALRKEGLSPLCHIANSAAILDLPDTFWDMVRPGLLLYGILPSREVWQDVPLSPVFSWKTRVVYLKEIPAGSPVGYGASYVAERPTQLATLPVGYADGYPRLLSNVGKVLIGGSSVPILGKVCMDQMMVDVTDLAGVGVGDEVVLL is encoded by the coding sequence ATGGAATCCCTGACCACACGGCCCACCTGGTGCGAGATCGATCTCAGGGCCATCGCCCGGAACTACGAGACGGTGCGGCGCCTTGTCCCGCCTCAGACGGCGGTGATGGGGGTGGTCAAGGCCGACGCCTACGGCGCGGGGAGCGTGCCGGTGGCCCGGTTGCTGGAACGCCTCGGTGTGGAGCGGCTCGCCGTGGCCATCCCCGAGGAGGGTGCGGAGCTCCGCGAGGCGGGGATCACCGTCCCCATCCATGTCCTCGGCGAGGCCTTGCCCTCCCAGATCGACCTCTACGCCGAGCACGATCTCATCGCCTCGGTCTGCAAGGAGGAGAGCGCCCGGGCGCTGGAGGGGGCCTTCCGCGGCCGGGGCCGGAAGGGCCGCGCCCATCTGAAGGTGGATACGGGGATGCACCGGATCGGCGTCCCCCCCGAAGCGGCGCCCCGCTTCGCCGGCATGTTTGAGGGGCTGGAGTGGCTCGAGCTGGAAGGGGTGTTCAGCCACTTCGCCCGGGCCGACGAGGCCGACAAGACGCCATCCTGGGAGCAGCACGAGCGTTTCCATACCACCGTGGCCGCCCTGCGGAAAGAGGGCCTGTCGCCGCTGTGCCACATCGCCAACAGCGCCGCCATCCTGGATCTGCCCGACACCTTCTGGGACATGGTGCGCCCCGGTCTGCTGCTCTACGGGATCCTTCCCTCCAGGGAGGTCTGGCAGGATGTGCCCCTGTCGCCGGTCTTCTCCTGGAAGACCCGGGTGGTCTATCTCAAGGAGATCCCCGCCGGTTCGCCGGTGGGCTACGGGGCGAGCTATGTCGCCGAGCGTCCCACACAGCTGGCCACCCTCCCCGTGGGATATGCCGACGGCTATCCCCGGCTGCTCTCCAATGTCGGCAAGGTGCTGATCGGCGGAAGCTCCGTGCCCATTCTGGGGAAGGTCTGTATGGATCAGATGATGGTGGATGTCACCGACCTCGCCGGGGTCGGTGTGGGCGACGAGGTGGTCCTTCTC
- a CDS encoding GntR family transcriptional regulator produces the protein MTAGLERQLGHKSLGQRVAAEIRRRLLVERRYRHGQHVMESEIAAELHISRAPVREALRELVKEGLLVSIPRKGIFVPHFDRDDMAELVDIRYMLECRVYDELIEGGRLGASELERAETLIGDLVEVVRSDGREHDLMIAFSQKDMAFHSYLWELSDRN, from the coding sequence GTGACGGCGGGGCTGGAACGACAGTTGGGACACAAGAGCCTGGGGCAGCGTGTGGCCGCGGAGATCCGCCGGCGGCTGCTGGTGGAGCGCCGGTACCGGCACGGCCAGCACGTTATGGAATCGGAGATCGCCGCGGAGCTCCACATCAGCCGTGCGCCGGTACGGGAGGCGCTGCGGGAGCTGGTCAAGGAGGGGCTGCTTGTCTCCATCCCCCGCAAGGGGATCTTCGTCCCCCACTTCGACCGGGACGACATGGCCGAACTGGTGGATATCCGGTATATGCTGGAGTGCCGGGTCTACGACGAGCTCATCGAGGGCGGCCGTCTCGGTGCTTCCGAGCTGGAGCGGGCGGAGACGCTCATCGGGGATCTCGTGGAGGTGGTCCGTTCCGACGGCCGTGAGCATGACCTGATGATCGCCTTCTCCCAGAAGGACATGGCCTTCCACAGCTATCTCTGGGAGCTCTCGGACCGAAATTAG
- a CDS encoding NAD(P)-dependent glycerol-3-phosphate dehydrogenase, producing MAHITVFGAGSWGTAMANVAAGAGHDVCLWSRRSRISRAIAATGRNPDYLREIDLAPSIYATSSIAEAAVFADRWILAVPSQALRGLAEKLNQLASTRIRICNLAKGLEITTGKPLSQVCHESLPRGVYSTLSGPSHAEEVALGRPTAVVVASCLSEEAFEWQVILSGQNFRVYTSDDVTGVEIGGAVKNVIAIAAGMAGGMEMGDNTLAALVSRGLAEIMRLGAHLGAHPITFAGLAGVGDLMATCYSELSRNYRLGRAIAGGDSPEEAMEHLGQVAEGYYTVRALKEHAERYGVDMPISMAVYRVLYEQMEPSAMLEELLLREPKPEVSPEIKWAFGGKPCGDG from the coding sequence ATGGCGCACATTACCGTCTTCGGGGCCGGGAGCTGGGGAACCGCCATGGCCAATGTGGCCGCCGGGGCCGGCCACGATGTCTGCCTCTGGAGCCGGAGATCCCGGATCTCCCGGGCCATTGCGGCGACGGGGCGCAACCCGGACTATCTCAGGGAGATCGACCTCGCTCCCTCGATATACGCAACCTCCAGCATCGCCGAAGCGGCGGTCTTCGCCGACCGCTGGATCCTCGCCGTGCCGAGCCAGGCCCTGCGGGGGCTGGCCGAGAAGCTCAATCAGCTGGCGTCCACCAGGATCCGGATCTGCAACCTCGCCAAGGGGCTGGAGATCACCACGGGCAAGCCGCTCTCCCAGGTCTGCCACGAGAGTCTGCCGCGGGGGGTCTACAGTACGCTCTCCGGGCCGAGCCACGCCGAGGAGGTCGCCCTGGGCCGGCCCACGGCGGTGGTGGTGGCATCCTGTCTCTCCGAGGAGGCCTTCGAGTGGCAGGTGATCCTGTCGGGGCAGAACTTCCGGGTCTACACCAGCGACGATGTAACGGGCGTGGAGATCGGCGGAGCGGTGAAAAACGTCATCGCCATCGCCGCCGGTATGGCCGGCGGCATGGAGATGGGCGACAACACCCTGGCGGCGCTGGTCAGCCGGGGGCTTGCCGAGATCATGCGCCTCGGCGCCCACCTCGGGGCCCACCCCATCACCTTCGCCGGGCTCGCCGGCGTGGGGGATCTGATGGCAACCTGCTACAGCGAACTGTCGCGGAACTACCGCCTGGGGCGGGCCATCGCAGGGGGCGACAGCCCCGAGGAGGCCATGGAGCACCTGGGGCAGGTGGCCGAGGGCTACTACACCGTCCGGGCGCTGAAGGAGCACGCCGAACGCTACGGCGTGGACATGCCCATCTCCATGGCGGTCTACCGGGTGCTCTACGAGCAGATGGAGCCCTCGGCGATGCTGGAGGAGCTGCTGCTCCGGGAGCCCAAGCCGGAGGTCTCGCCTGAGATCAAGTGGGCCTTCGGCGGGAAGCCCTGCGGCGACGGATAA
- a CDS encoding Glu/Leu/Phe/Val dehydrogenase: MPNVWESALFYLDRASDEIGLEPEIRERLGMPQRFTEFVIPVRMDDGSKRLFTAYRSHHCDALGVTKDGTRVMPDLTREEVKALSLFMTVKHAVAGIPAGGAKGGIKADPRELSEGEYERLIRGFVRRLRPRGAWSDVPGADIGTGKQAMAWMLDEYEQVAGFHSPAAINDKPWEVGGSLGGFEATGQGVALCTIEAARDRGLLPGSPSVVIQGYGQVGGIAGEYLQKEGFRIVAVGDVAGAVRSERGLDAEALSAYVADRGSVAGFPGGEALDRDQLLEQSCDVLIPAAVQDVIHSGNAGKLDTSIIVEAANGPVTPEADTLLAQQGVTLIPDILANCGGVIVCDFERIQGLSGDYWDEERVFAKLKERIVGAYRRTAETAKERSTTFRTAAWAYALERVAAAIRLRGWS; the protein is encoded by the coding sequence ATGCCGAATGTATGGGAGAGCGCATTATTCTATCTGGACAGGGCCTCCGACGAGATCGGTCTGGAACCGGAGATCCGCGAGCGGCTGGGGATGCCGCAGCGCTTTACGGAGTTTGTCATCCCTGTGCGTATGGACGACGGATCGAAGCGGCTGTTCACCGCCTACCGGTCGCACCACTGCGACGCCCTGGGCGTGACCAAGGACGGCACCCGGGTGATGCCCGATCTCACCCGGGAGGAGGTCAAGGCGCTGTCGCTTTTCATGACTGTCAAGCACGCCGTGGCAGGGATCCCCGCCGGCGGGGCCAAGGGCGGGATCAAGGCCGACCCGCGGGAGCTCTCGGAAGGGGAGTACGAACGGCTCATCCGCGGCTTTGTGCGGCGGCTGCGCCCCCGGGGGGCCTGGTCCGACGTGCCCGGCGCCGATATCGGCACCGGCAAGCAGGCCATGGCCTGGATGCTCGACGAGTACGAACAGGTGGCGGGCTTCCACAGCCCTGCGGCCATCAACGACAAGCCCTGGGAGGTGGGCGGCTCGCTGGGCGGTTTCGAGGCCACCGGCCAGGGGGTGGCCCTCTGTACCATCGAGGCGGCCCGCGACAGAGGACTCCTGCCGGGCAGCCCCTCGGTGGTGATCCAGGGCTACGGCCAGGTGGGCGGCATCGCCGGCGAGTACCTGCAGAAGGAAGGATTCCGGATTGTTGCCGTCGGCGATGTGGCCGGCGCCGTGCGCTCGGAAAGGGGCCTGGATGCCGAGGCGCTGTCGGCCTATGTGGCGGACCGCGGCAGTGTGGCCGGCTTCCCCGGCGGCGAGGCCCTCGACAGGGATCAGCTGCTGGAACAGTCCTGCGATGTGCTGATCCCCGCCGCCGTCCAGGATGTGATCCACAGCGGCAACGCCGGAAAGCTGGACACCTCGATCATCGTGGAGGCGGCCAACGGCCCGGTGACCCCCGAGGCCGATACGCTGCTGGCCCAGCAGGGCGTGACCCTGATCCCCGACATCCTGGCCAACTGCGGCGGCGTCATCGTCTGCGATTTCGAGCGGATCCAGGGTTTGAGCGGCGACTACTGGGACGAAGAGCGGGTCTTCGCCAAACTGAAAGAGCGGATCGTCGGCGCCTACCGGCGGACCGCCGAGACCGCAAAAGAACGGTCCACTACCTTCCGGACCGCCGCCTGGGCCTACGCCCTGGAGCGGGTGGCCGCCGCCATCCGTCTCAGAGGGTGGTCCTGA